A window of Blautia argi genomic DNA:
TACTTTTCCCTTCCTGGCTGTTTACCAGATAATCTCCAATCAAGGTCATCAGTCCTATCTCTGTATCTCCTACTTTCACTTTCGGATTTTTCAAAATTCCATAGTCATATAAACCTCTCACCAGATTCATATTCTGCATGGGCCAGGTTCCCCTTACCTCAATAAGGCGTACTCCCTTTTCTTTCAGCGCCTGAGCCAGAGTAACTGTTTCCGAATGAGGAATAATATACTGTGTGGTTTTTCCGTAAGGTTTCGGAAGTTCTACCTCTCTTGGGCGCGCAAAAGGCGGTACCTGTATAAATTCGCCATCTTCATAAACCACACGGCTCTCCAGATTTGGATCATATTCATAGGTTGTAGTTTCTGTAATTGATTTAGAAAATGCAAAAGGTCGAAAAGCACCATGAGAAACATAAATCTCTTCTACCGTATCCAACTGGTTTGCCAGATGCATAGCCATCATCTGAGTTGTTCCCGGCGTCATGCCAAAACCCGGAACACAGGTTTTCCCTGCTTTTCGGAAGTATTCGGCCCATTGATTTTCTTCTCCGAAGCCATTAAGATTGACCCCATGACAGCCAGCCTTGGCAATACATTCTGTAGACAGTCCATTGAGGGTAATCTGTGTACCGTCCATGACAACATCATATCCCTGCATGATACTTGCAGCTTCCTCTACTTTTGTCACATCAATCTGCACCACATCTACCCGTGGATCATTCAGCCACTGCGCTACCTTTAATGCTTCCTCATAATTATAATCTCCAATAGTAATTTTTTCAAATTCTGAATATTGCACCAAATCCAAAACAGATTCTCTGCTGATCCTTCCTGCTGCGCCTAAACAAAATACTTTCATGTTGTTTTTCCTCCCATTTGAATTCGTTTTTTCATTACGTATGAACTAAGCTCATACACTCCTCTTACTCCAATATTAATCATCAGAATTAAAAGGCTCATTGCTGCTGCCTGGGCAATATCCCCGGCTTCTTCCATATGAGTAATGGCAATTGATGCTACTTTAAACTGCGCGCTGTACAAAAACACCACTGCAGACACCGTTACCATGGAATTCATAAAATAGTACATAAATATTTCCAGTAATGCCGGTAAAGATAACGGAACAATTACCTGAAAAAAAGTTTTCCATTCCGGGATTTTCATGCTCTCTGCTACATGCTCATATTCCTGATCTAATTTCTTCAACGCACTGCTGGCAGTGACAAAGGGGACGGAATAAAAATGAACGATATTGGCAAGTACCAGGATTCCCAGAGTGCCGTAGAGAAAATTGAGTGGATTTTCTTTTTGGTTAAAGAAGAAAATAAAACTTAAACCAATAACCATTCCCGGAAGTGCCAGCGGCAAAGAAGATAAAGCTTTTCCCATCTGCTTCAGTCCGTTTCTGCATTTACTCCGTTCTATTAAATATGCATATACGAATACAAAAATCGTCCCGAACAAAGCTGTGCATAAACTCATCTTTATAGAATTCCAATAACTTTCTATTCCTCCTGTGGAAGAATTAAAAACAAAATTTTTCCATGTAAAGCTCATATCATAGGGATAATAAGAAGTAAACGCTCCTATAACAAGGACTCCCACCAGACTTAAAAGGCAAAGGGCTACAAAACCGCAAAAAACAAAAAACCCGAAATCTCTGATTCTGTTTTCTTTTATCTGGAGCGCTTTTGCCTTAGCACTGACGCTGTCACGGTTTTTTCTCAGGGTCACTCTGTCTACCCCAAAGCTCAAAACAGCAGGAATCAACAGAAGAGTTCCCACAACAGCTCCCATATTCATATTAAACTGCCCTGCCACCTGCTTATAAATATCTGTTGCCAGCACATTGTAGCTGCCTCCTAATACCTTAGGAACCCCAAAATCTGTGAATGCCAGAGTAAAGCACACAAACAGGCTGTTAATTAAGGTATACCGCACGGACGGCAATGTGATGCGGCTGAATTTTTTCATGGAACTGCAGCCCATACTGTCTGCTGCCTCATACAATCTTCCGTCTGCATAATTTAATGCAATGGAAAACATGAGAAAGGACTGGGGAAATGTATAAATAATTTCCGACAAAATGATTCCCGTAGCTCCGTATAATCCAATATCCCAGCCAAGCCCTGTGAGCAGTCCCTTTTTTCCAAACAAATATACCAATCCCAACCCATGAACAACTGTTGGTAAGAACAGAGGAATCATGGCAATATAACGAAAAAAACGTTTCCCTTTTATCCTGGTTCTTGCCAGTCCATAGGCATACAGAAATCCAAGTAGGGTTCCAAATACTGCAGAAACACTGGAAACTACCATAGTATTCTTAATCGATACAGTAAGCGCCGGCGTGGAAAAGTATTTCACATAGTTTTGAAATCCTGCAAATTCACCTGTAACTGTAAAAAATGCTTTTGACAATAAACAAAACAATGGAAACAAAAGAACGATCACAAAGACTGCAGTCATACAAAGCATTATCAGGTTCACCGGAAGCAGTCCTTCCTTTCCTCTTCGTTTTTTCTTCATACACACTTCTCCTCTAGCAGCCACTGGCCGGATAAGCAATCATGCCACCTTTCGGCACCTGAAAATAAACCTCGTCCATTTCATGCAGATTCATACTGCTTACCCTGGCTGAATCAATATCCGCACAAATTTCTTCTTTCGTATCTTCCAGACGCCCATACACTCTGGTAAGCGCACCTCGAAACTCCATATCCTCTACAATCCCTTTCCAGCATTCCTGCTCCTGTCTGGTAAAGATTTTAGAAACCTGTATTGTTTCCGGACGAATTCCATACACCTTTTCTTCCCTGCGATAGAGATTCATTGTCCCTATAAAATTTGCTACAAAAGCCGTTTTCGGCGTTTCGTAAATCTCCCTTGGCGTTCCTACCTGCTCTACAACAGCCTGATTCATAACAATGATTTTATCTGCCATGGTCAATGCCTCTTCCTGATCATGGGTTACCATAATAGTAGTGATCCCCAATTTTCTCTGAATCCTGCATATTTCAGAGCGTAATTTCACCCTTACCTTGGCATCTAATGCAGACAGAGGCTCGTCCAGAAGCAAAAATGCCGGCTTGAGAGAAATAGCTCTGGCAAGAGCTGTTCTCTGCTGCTGCCCGCCGGAAAGCTGTGAAGGATACTTTTTCCGGTGTGCATATAAATCCACCATATTTAACACTTCTTTACACCGTTCTTTTCGTTCTTCCCTGCTTAAATGTTTCT
This region includes:
- a CDS encoding ABC transporter ATP-binding protein, translated to MTVNQKPNRLKEQNMAFLSVKNIVKRFDTQTALNGVSIDIEKGELVSILGPSGCGKTTLLRIIAGLEREDSGVVMIDGKDCTGLPPSKRNFGIVFQSYALFPHMTVEQNILFGLNEQKHLSREERKERCKEVLNMVDLYAHRKKYPSQLSGGQQQRTALARAISLKPAFLLLDEPLSALDAKVRVKLRSEICRIQRKLGITTIMVTHDQEEALTMADKIIVMNQAVVEQVGTPREIYETPKTAFVANFIGTMNLYRREEKVYGIRPETIQVSKIFTRQEQECWKGIVEDMEFRGALTRVYGRLEDTKEEICADIDSARVSSMNLHEMDEVYFQVPKGGMIAYPASGC
- a CDS encoding saccharopine dehydrogenase family protein; the encoded protein is MKVFCLGAAGRISRESVLDLVQYSEFEKITIGDYNYEEALKVAQWLNDPRVDVVQIDVTKVEEAASIMQGYDVVMDGTQITLNGLSTECIAKAGCHGVNLNGFGEENQWAEYFRKAGKTCVPGFGMTPGTTQMMAMHLANQLDTVEEIYVSHGAFRPFAFSKSITETTTYEYDPNLESRVVYEDGEFIQVPPFARPREVELPKPYGKTTQYIIPHSETVTLAQALKEKGVRLIEVRGTWPMQNMNLVRGLYDYGILKNPKVKVGDTEIGLMTLIGDYLVNSQEGKSTSLYGYALHVEVVGTKAGEKKRGVLYHTHPASDGSVKGWEGLRAYTRNVGIPLAIAAEQLAKGKVEKTGILIPEEAFQPEEIFKELEKRGIYMHEKWEAAE
- a CDS encoding putative 2-aminoethylphosphonate ABC transporter permease subunit, whose product is MKKKRRGKEGLLPVNLIMLCMTAVFVIVLLFPLFCLLSKAFFTVTGEFAGFQNYVKYFSTPALTVSIKNTMVVSSVSAVFGTLLGFLYAYGLARTRIKGKRFFRYIAMIPLFLPTVVHGLGLVYLFGKKGLLTGLGWDIGLYGATGIILSEIIYTFPQSFLMFSIALNYADGRLYEAADSMGCSSMKKFSRITLPSVRYTLINSLFVCFTLAFTDFGVPKVLGGSYNVLATDIYKQVAGQFNMNMGAVVGTLLLIPAVLSFGVDRVTLRKNRDSVSAKAKALQIKENRIRDFGFFVFCGFVALCLLSLVGVLVIGAFTSYYPYDMSFTWKNFVFNSSTGGIESYWNSIKMSLCTALFGTIFVFVYAYLIERSKCRNGLKQMGKALSSLPLALPGMVIGLSFIFFFNQKENPLNFLYGTLGILVLANIVHFYSVPFVTASSALKKLDQEYEHVAESMKIPEWKTFFQVIVPLSLPALLEIFMYYFMNSMVTVSAVVFLYSAQFKVASIAITHMEEAGDIAQAAAMSLLILMINIGVRGVYELSSYVMKKRIQMGGKTT